From Stigmatopora argus isolate UIUO_Sarg chromosome 14, RoL_Sarg_1.0, whole genome shotgun sequence, the proteins below share one genomic window:
- the LOC144088464 gene encoding uncharacterized protein LOC144088464 isoform X1 translates to MKRHPDRSPSYWLGWSRFGTSLRMKRHPDRSPSYWLGWSRFGTSLRMKRHPDRSPSYWLGWSRFGTSLRMKRHPDRSPSYWLGWSRFGTSLRMKRRPDRSISDKGKNG, encoded by the exons atgaagcgCCACCCCGACCGGTCGCCATCGTATTGGCTCG gatggagtcggtttgggaccagcttgcggatgaagcgCCACCCCGACCGGTCGCCATCGTATTGGCTCG gatggagtcggtttgggaccagcttgcggatgaagcgCCACCCCGACCGGTCGCCCTCGTATTGGCTCG gatggagtcggtttgggaccagcttgcggatgaagcgCCACCCCGACCGGTCGCCCTCGTATTGGCTCG gatggagtaggtttgggaccagcttgcggatgaagcgccgccccgaccgatcg attagtgacaaaggcaaaaatggatga
- the LOC144088464 gene encoding uncharacterized protein LOC144088464 isoform X3: MPTRMESVWDQLADEAPPRPVAIVLARMESVWDQLADEAPPRPVALVLARMESVWDQLADEAPPRPVALVLARME; this comes from the exons ATGCCGacaag gatggagtcggtttgggaccagcttgcggatgaagcgCCACCCCGACCGGTCGCCATCGTATTGGCTCG gatggagtcggtttgggaccagcttgcggatgaagcgCCACCCCGACCGGTCGCCCTCGTATTGGCTCG gatggagtcggtttgggaccagcttgcggatgaagcgCCACCCCGACCGGTCGCCCTCGTATTGGCTCG gatggagtag
- the LOC144088464 gene encoding uncharacterized protein LOC144088464 isoform X4 has product MPTRMESVWDQLADEAPPRPVAIVLARMESVWDQLADEAPPRPVAIVLARMESVWDQLADEAPPRPVALVLARME; this is encoded by the exons ATGCCGacaag gatggagtcggtttgggaccagcttgcggatgaagcgCCACCCCGACCGGTCGCCATCGTATTGGCTCG gatggagtcggtttgggaccagcttgcggatgaagcgCCACCCCGACCGGTCGCCATCGTATTGGCTCG gatggagtcggtttgggaccagcttgcggatgaagcgCCACCCCGACCGGTCGCCCTCGTATTGGCTCG gatggagtag
- the LOC144088464 gene encoding uncharacterized protein LOC144088464 isoform X2 — protein MPTRMESVWDQLADEAPPRPVAIVLARMESVWDQLADEAPPRPVAIVLARMESVWDQLADEAPPRPVALVLARMESVWDQLADEAPPRPVALVLARME, from the exons ATGCCGacaag gatggagtcggtttgggaccagcttgcggatgaagcgCCACCCCGACCGGTCGCCATCGTATTGGCTCG gatggagtcggtttgggaccagcttgcggatgaagcgCCACCCCGACCGGTCGCCATCGTATTGGCTCG gatggagtcggtttgggaccagcttgcggatgaagcgCCACCCCGACCGGTCGCCCTCGTATTGGCTCG gatggagtcggtttgggaccagcttgcggatgaagcgCCACCCCGACCGGTCGCCCTCGTATTGGCTCG gatggagtag
- the rps11 gene encoding small ribosomal subunit protein uS17 — protein sequence MADVQTERAYQKQPTIFQNKKRVLATEGAKESKEKLPRYHKNVGLGFKTPREAIDGTYIDKKCPFTGNVSIRGRILSGVVTKMKMQRTIVIRRDYLHYIRKYNRFEKRHKNLSVHLSPCFRDVSIGDIVTVGECRPLSKTVRFNVLKVTKAAGAKKQFQKF from the exons ATGGCGGACGTACAA acCGAGAGGGCTTATCAGAAGCAGCCCACCATCTTCCAGAATAAGAAGCGTGTTCTGGCCACCGAAGGCGCCAAGGAGAGCAAAGAAAAGCTCCCCCGTTACCATAAAAATGTCGGGCTGGGCTTCAAAACCCCAAGAGAG GCTATTGACGGCACTTATATCGACAAGAAATGCCCATTCACTGGAAACGTCTCCATCCGAGGCCGTATTCTATCGG gcgTGGTGACCAAAATGAAGATGCAAAGGACCATCGTCATCAGGCGCGACTACCTGCATTACATCCGCAAGTACAACCGCTTTGAGAAGAGGCACAAGAACCTGTCCGTGCATCTGTCACCGTGCTTCAG GGACGTCTCGATCGGAGACATCGTGACGGTCGGGGAGTGCCGGCCGCTCAGCAAGACGGTGAGGTTCAACGTTctcaaggtgacaaaggcagcTGGAGCAAAGAAGCAGTTCCAGAAGTTCTAG
- the polr3k gene encoding DNA-directed RNA polymerase III subunit RPC10 — MLLFCPTCGNVLIVEEGQKCLRFACNTCPYIHNVTRKVNYRKYPKLKEVDDVLGGAAAWENVDSTPETCPKCGHLRAYFMQIQTRSADEPMTTFYKCCHAQCGHRWRD, encoded by the exons ATGCTCCTTTTCTGTCCGACTTGCGGCAATGTTTTAATCGTCGAAGAAGGCCAGAAGTGTCTGAGGTTTGCTTGTAATACTTGTCCTTACATTCACAACGTCACCAGAAAG GTAAACTACAGAAAGTATCCCAAACTGAAGGAGGTGGATGATGTCCTGGGTGGAGCTGCTGCTTGGGAAAACGTGGACTCCACTCCAG aaaCCTGTCCAAAGTGTGGGCATCTTCGAGCGTATTTCATGCAGATTCAGACCAGATCCGCTGACGAACCCATGACTACTTTTTACAAATGCTGCCATGCCCAATGTGGACA